The genomic interval TGTACTTTGGACACCAAGGTAAGACTAGTTAATTCGATGTTGCTTAATAATCACTTTCTTGATAATAATAACATGCTGAATACTAAGTCTAGTTCTCGGTTACTTAATTGGGATGTAGACATTAAATCAAACCCCCTTTTCCAGTCAGCCCCACCTTAGTGCTCTTTCTTGACCAACTGGAGATGTCGGCGGAAGTACTGGAAGATTATGGTATTTCAGTTGCTAAGGTAACCAAAGTAATCGTTATCCCCGGGCCATGTTGAGTCATAGATTCACTAGCTATTAGCTAGACACCAATGGACACCCAGGGAGAAGcagttatttttgttttttaattacCTCGGCCACTTATTCAATAGCCTGCAGAATCCATTAACGAAAAAAAAGCACCATTTTAATAATCTGTACACTGGGCTACAGCAGAATTGACAACAGTACAATTAGATTTTCATCTCACAGCTCTAGATTCATTATAACCCAGTACTATATCAAGACGCGGTGTGTAGTGTTCAGCTAAAGAATCTTTGTGTTATATAATTAGTTTGTAATTCAATTCTATACATGTCTGCAGGTGAATTGTAGCAAAGAGCATGTTGCAAAATACTGCACAGGTGACAAGATAATGAAGAAAGCCTATCTATTCAGGTACGTGCATAGGGATAGAGTGGACATCTCCCATTTATTAAAACATCCCGTTGGAACCCATCTGCTGTAGAACTACAGCATGCACTTCAGGCCACAAATAAATTAATATGTAATACGTGTCCTTGCACTCATCCCAGAGGCACTGAACTCCTGAAGAGCTTCGACACAGACACCGTCTTTGACGTTCATGCCATCGTCTCTCACGTACTCTTGTAAGTTTCTCTCGCATTTCAGTTTATCCTCTAATCAGCACTCAAACTGACGCCGATCAACTTTTGCAGAGTCATTGTTCAGTTGAGTCTCGTCATTACAGATAAGACAGTCAAATGATGAATGCTAATCGAGACAATTCGCTGACTTGAACGCATCTTGAGAGAAGACGGTAGATATGACTCGGGTCTGTAACCTTTCAGCCTCACTGACGATCGCGATGATTTGCTAACCGAGGTGCAGTCAATTCCTTTGAGTCATTTGCACCATGTTATCCGAATCCCTTTTCAGAACGAAATGTCAGAATGACAAACGTTTACAAACGGAGGCTCAAGTTAAATTGACTTCTGTATTGAATGTAAAAAGCCGTTTGCAACTTTATTCCGTCACGTTGCTAGTTGTGATGTTTTTGTGATCTCCCGTCCAGCACAGTGTTGTTTGATGAGGTGAGGTATGTGCACACCGTGGCGGAGCTACTGGCGGTGGAGAGAGCAGCCAAGGGCAGGTTGGACGTTGTGCTGGGTCACGTCCAAGTTCTGGGCCTACCAGGTAGGCTACCATCAAAACATCATTTTAGGAAAAAGAAGCAAAGCAATGAAATATAATTGAAATGAAATAGAGTTAATACAGAATTTGTTAAACACGTTGAGTGTAATGATCATGAAGTAAAAACATGTTAACATTCGACAGTACAACATTTAATGAGCATTCTGCACATCCTTCCTCTAGTCTTGGTTTTCTCAGTGATGTGTTTTTAATGTAGCCTGACCTTGGCAAGACTGCCTGGACTGGGGTCTGACTCATGCTGTTCACAAGTTTCTCCTTCGTCATGTCATCCTACTCAGAGCATCGGGCGCTGATGGAGACGGCATTCGTGTACGGAGCCAAGTACCAGTTTGTGCTCACGACCGGAGGTCCAGTCCTGGAGCACATGGGGTCAGTGTTTCTAACCTCCCCAGGCCGAAGCTGAGCTCAAGCCCATAACAACACAACAGGCTGCATCTGCCAAGGCCCAAGATAACACTGATGATGGATAGGGGGGGTGTAGTACAGGAAGGTTGAGTCCATTTCAAACAAGATCTCCTCCCATAGGAAGTCTTTGCGATgaactgtatttgtgtgtgatgtgaagtctctagttacatttacatttagtcatttagcagatgctcttatccagagcgacttacagtaagtacagggacattccccccaaggcaagtagggtgaagtgccttgcccaaggacacaacgtcatttggcacggccgggaatcgaactggcaaccttcagattactagctcgcttccctaaccactcagccacctgactcgcaTGCCATTTGATAAGACAGATGGATACTCACGTCTCGTCTTTGTGCTGCGTGGacttgacctgtctctctcttcgtaccgtccctctctctccagagtgaaGGAGCCAGCGTCTCTGGCCGCGGGCCTGTGGTTCCTCCACTGCAAGGGGCTGACGAGGCTCATGGAGCCCTGCCCACACACGGCTCTGACCAGAGccctcaccaccctccacaTCTACGCTTTCCTACAGCTGATGGAGGCGCCGCTTGTGGTGAGGGCTCCGAACATCCAGCCGACATCCTAGGATTTAGACCAGAGTGATTGGGTTAAGCTGGGCCCCAGGACATGTTTTCTGTACTTTGTGTTTTAAACCTAGGCCCCTCCGCCTCAATCGCTGACACTGTCTAGGCCTGCTCATTGGCATCAAGGAAATCTTAAACGGCCAAATGAGAGATTATTGAGAGGGTCTTTTTTGATTCCTCTCCCCGTCAGACCGAGTCTTCAGAGGACCCTTCCCAGGTGAAGGTGATCCACAGCCACCTCCAGGTACCcctgctcttcctcttctcccagcGCCACACCTTGGCCCTGGACCGGGTCACGGCTCAAACTCTAGCCTGGAGGCTGAGAGGCCGGGTGGGCCTGGTTCTCATTCACAGGTAAGCGCCAGTTGTTCTTTATATGTATCTTTGgtgaggtcagatggctgagcggttatggaatcgggctattaatcagaaggttgccggttcgattcctggccgtgtcaaatgacgttgtgtccacttcaacctacttgcctcggggggaatgtccctgtacttactgtaagttgctctggataagagcgtctgctaaatgactaaatgtaaatatgttaaaCAACCGTGTCAACACTCTAGGTGGAACATTAGACCAATTTGTTGGTTATACAGCTGTATCACACAGGCATTTAATCAGCTGTTCATCTGCTACAGGGAAAGCCCAGATGTTAAAACTACACCTGAATACAATGCTGCATACAAACTAACTGGAGAGGTGAGTATTAACAATATCACAATTGCCCTTCAAAGCATGTTGTTGTTCCCTTCAGTATTATTATTCCTGTTTTGTTTTATGTCGGTCTCCTTCCTTTTGATTGATTTCTTCAGTTTGGTTTGTGTCATGACTTACAAGGGGTCGGAGGTCATTTACCTCACACTGAACAACCTGGAGGAGGTCATCGACCTGTTCAGAGTAGACGCCAATCCAGATGAGCatgacgaagaggaggaggaggaagaggagcaaagTTGGACTTCTCTTGGTACGCAGTCGAGAACTCTTGTCAGCGCCATGAATATTTTGAATGTCTTCTCAATGCGGAGGCAGGAGTAAATGCCCAAGGTTAATCGCATGCTAATGTGGTGCAACCGTGATTCTATTTTTCACCCCTGTCTAATCCCTTTGGATTAATTATAAACACTTTTAAAAGGAACCAAAGGAGGATGTTTGTTTGGTGTGGGATAGCATCGGAACAGGTTAATAACTGGTGTGTTTGATCAGACCTGCTGGATGACGAAGTGGCAGAGTCTGTGTACAGGAACAGAGGTCAGACCCTGGACATGGAGGCCGTAACAGAACTCACCGCTGACACCTTCCACAGTGCAGTGGCAGACAATCGCCACACTGTGGTGCTGTTTTATGTCAAATGTAAGACCCTTTTTTGCTACACTCTCATTTGCTACACTCTGCTAGAAAGCATCAACTGTGAATGGCTTTATACAGTCTAAATATTCATTTATTTGATATGCCTCGTGGGTTTTTTACTTGAGATTCTTTTTCAAAGAGCACAACTCTTTTCTTTCGTTTTTACTTTATATCTCCACCAGGGGACGCTGTGTCCGTGGCTTTCATTCCCTCCTTTCTAGAGGTTGCAGAGACCCTGGAAGGTGATTAAGACCAACACAACTGTTAGGAGAAAGAAGCCTGTATAAAcactactttctctctctaaatATGTCGACCTTTAGTCCCAACCTGCTGCGTGTTGTTTGTTTAGACGATGAGGTCAGCGACGTAGAAATGGCCGCGGTGGATTGTGGGGAGTGGACGAACGTGTGCAGTGCTCAGCTGATCACCTTTTTCCCGACCGTCAGCCTGTACCATCCGGGGTCCCCTGCCCAGCCGTACAGGGGCATGCTGGGTAGTAAGAGCCTGTACACCTTCATCATGCTGTGAGTCCAGACACTAAAACTCTACCCACACCTTCACACTGAAACCCTGGTGAAGCGTCGCTCGCCAGCTTGTCTTTATGTAACTGCACTCTAAATCGAGGCGGAAACTGTGAAATTGGCAGATGCATACAGAGTTAAATGGAccatcattttaattaagtgtcttgacgcgtgtgtgcgtgtgtgcgcgtgtacatgtgttttcccAGGAGCCGAGtcccttcccctgtcctcctgtcctctgttGAGGAGGCGAGGTCGTTCCTGGACGCCCACCTGCACCCCCGCCGCCCAGGCCTCGCCCCTGCCAGGGTCCTGGGCTTGTTCAGCTCAGACGCAGACACCGGTCTGTCACtcagttagaaagagagagagagagagaggaaaaaaagagaaagaatgaatgtctgAGTCTTTGTGCACCTGAAGATGACTCCTGGCTCCATCTTTGTTCCCCAGGGGTGTCTGTGTTCCAGGAGGCCTCCAGGGCCCTGAGGGGAGAGACCCTGCTAGCCctgctgacaggcaggcaggctgaaaCATGGtacaccatttacatttagtcatttagcagacgctcttatccagagcgacttacagtaagtacagggacattcccccgaggcaagtaggctgaagtgccttgcccaaggacacaacctcagttggcatgaccgggaatcgaactggcaaccttcggattactagtccgactccctcaccgctcagccacctgactccccacaccACCCCTGCCCTCTTCTGGTTCTTCTCTTCTGTCGTCCACAGCACAAAGGGTTAACGGTTAAACATTAACGCCATTaggcggttagggagtcgggctagtaatcagaaggttgttggttcgattcccggccgtgcaaaatgacgttgtgtccttggacaaggcacttcaccctacttgcctcggggagaatgtccctgtacttattgtaagtcgctctggataagagcgtctgctaaatgactaaatgtgttctgtgttccaggGCGGCAGAGCACGAGGTAGAGCTTCCCGCCATGCTTGTGTCACGAGGTCCCCAAACCCACCCACAcgcccacaccctccacccttccactGCCCAGGACCTGACCTCACACATCCAGAAGGCCCTGCTGGAGccatttgtaagtgtgtgtgtgtgtgcgcgcgcgcgtgttaaTGTAACCTCTAAGATGTATTGCTTCCATTCTACTTAACTTATTTTCTTGGCACTGCACATGGCACCTTCTTGACATTGGCTTTGCAGTTAGACTACACAAAGGATCCTCTTAGCAGTAACTGACAGTTTTGTAAATATTTACTGTACTTGAACTTGCAGTCATGCGAGCATCGCGTTGTCTCTAAATGTGGACTTGCAGTAAATCATGTTTAATGTGTTTGAGTCCTATTTGTTTAGAACTGTAAAGGTCAGAGGGTCCCCATTTGTCACTTAAGTCAGGAGCATCAGACTCATTCGGTTAGAAAATTCCGGACAATGTTTTTAAGCTGTAACTTTGAGAGGAGTCTGTTTGACAGTGAGCGTTGCTTTATAAAATGCTACCAGATGTCTTTCTTGTAGGTCCAGGGACACGAACCTTCCGGAAACTGCTTGTAAACTCAGTTTTTTTTAGCAATGATTATGTTGACTACCATAtgtctcccatccctctctctcctcatctgttccgactctctcgccctctctctcgccctctctctcctttctctgtctctccttccgtctTCCCCTCCTTCACTCGCAGCCTGAGCTGACTGTGGAGAACCTCCCTCCGTACCTGGCGCTGGGCAggccgctgctgctgctgtttgtgggggaggaggaggatgagcaggggaggagagagagcgagggggcgctggaggagatgagggcccTGCTGGAGACTGGTCGGCTCGCCCcttacctgcctgcctggataCACCTGTACGTGCTTcagccctcctcatcctccttcactcaagtcacacagggagtcagatggctgagcggttagcaaatcgggctagtaatcagaaggtttccggttcgattccccgtcattcccccccaaaaaatgacgctgtgtccttgggcaaggcacttcaccctacttgcctctgggggaatgtccctgtacttactgtaagtcgctctggataagagcgtctgctaaatgtaagtcCTTTTTCATCACAGCGTCAGGTTTCACCCAGTCAGGCGGATGGGAGCGTCATGACGACCCtgacatccacacactcactcacactctcccgTCGGGAAGGACTGTCGGGCTCTGCAGTGAGGACGAGACCACGTTGGGATTCCTTGAAGGGTAGAAAAAGGACGTGAGAAGATGTTCACtgatggtgttgtgtgtgtgtgtgttccagcggcCGGACCCCTGCTGGTAAAGTAGTCCTGGAGGACTACCTGGGCTCCCTTCCCCCACTTCCTGCCCTGGTCCTGTCCCTTCTGCCctcaggaggagaggtgttCCACTACCCCCCCGACAGGCCCATCATGGTACAGCACGTCCTGCGGTGGCTGCAGAGTgctaaggatggcaatgaaccaCCAGCAGGTGAGCAGGGGTGGGCTAAAGATAACCCTTCGATCGGTCATAAACACATCTAGAGTCGTTATATTAAGTTATAATTATTTTAGTGATCCCAGGATGAACAAACCCACTGATTCTTATTTTACTGCACCTGGTAGCTGTGGCCTCTAGGGGGCAGGCTTAGCCCTCCGTGTCTGGGTTTCCAATCTCATCAGTTTAATGGAGCACAGCTCACTTTATCCTACTACAGGGACTGCCAAAGCGAGGGTTCAGTTTATTTTGTGTTGATGTGCTTTCTGTGCACTTTATTGCTGGGGCTTTGTCAATGAAGCAGGAAGTTAAGATCTTAAAGccctcgcccccacccccctcctgcgccccccccccccttctctattGTGTCCCCGCTCTCTGTCAACAGTGCTGACATCATCACCCCCCTCATGCCAGAACACAGGccccttctgtctctgtttATGTGTTAGAATCCACCCATCGCTATCCATGAGATCATCACCACCTCCAGTTCCCCACTTTTTAATACCGCACTCACAGCCGAGTCTCTGCGGATTCGCTTGTGCGAGTGACAATGTGTGACAAATCTTGAGTGTCAACACACAGTCCCACTGGTCtctctccaaaacacacacacagtctgtgagCATGTCCCCTGATGACGAGACGGTCTCTTCCGTgtgtctggaggaggaagagagacttgggactgtctttctctcacacagcaACAGAAGTAGCCATCTCTATCCACTTTACACTTctcatgtacgtgtgtgtgtgtgtccgactgtgtgtgtgtgtctgactgattCTTTTGGTTGATTTATTACCTTTTAATAGCATGGATGTTTTGTATCTGTGtaccaaagtgtgtgtgcgtgaccatCTTTTTTTACTTAACTGGAAAGTTCTGGAGGGATTTCCCCATCTTCATCTACATCTAAGAATCATTACACGTAGTTGAAAAGTTTTGATGGACTGTGTTCATAAACTAAAAGGATATGAATCAGAGTGGAGTCAAGTTGCGGTCATATCTCTCCATAAGGGGTATGCTTGCTTTTTCATAAAGATACTGTACATGTCTGAAAGAGGAATCGAAAGTCTTAGACAAAAATAGTTCACTTGTAGTTGGCCAATCAGATGCGTTAACTTGGAACCGCTGTGTAGTAGTTTCTTTCGACTGCCCACACATCCTCacaacaaacatttacatttagttatttagcagacgctcttatccagagcgacttacagtaagtacagggacattctcccccgaggcaagtagggtgaagtgccttgcccaaggacacaatgtcattttgcagagccggggatcgaaccagcaaccttctgaagaTCTCTTCTGACAAACCAAACAGCGTGTCTGCCAAATGCCTCACACCCATTCGCTTCATATGGCAGAGGAGTCCTTTCATGGTCAtcctgacagaaacacacaccaccagcctCTTCAGACGGCCCAGTCCCCATTAGCCAGGGCTTAGCACAATGACATTTACAGCTACTTTCCTGATTGGTCCAGTATAGCGGCAGGTCTTATTGGACAGGAGAGTGGAGTTTTGGCTTGCGTTTCTCCCCTTGTGTTCCACTTTCAACAGGAGGGAGTGAGGTGGAAAGTATTGCATCACAATCTCGGTTACCTTCGTTTCCTTGATGTATGAAATTGATCTGGATACAAATGGATTCTGATTTATTAAGATGGCAGTATCAAAAGATACCCTCGAAGTCCGGTAATTCAGTCAATTGTAGCTGACGACCAGTGTTATGTGCATGTATGAAAAGCCTAGaataaaaatgtgtttatttgaaAAAAACGGGTGAGAGGGTCAGAGGAGTTCTATGCTGCAGTCTGTACTGGCCTAGTCTGCTAAATCCTGCCATTTCATCCTGTAGGTCTGTAATAATAAATGTCGTCATTACAGCCTGGAGAGTTTCAGCGTCCTTGGCCTGCCAGCTCTGAAGACTCTAATGACAGAGCGAGATAAAGCTCATGCTACCTTTTGACCTCAGGGTGCGACTCAGGGATGGCCACTGCCTAAATTCAACCCCACTCAACACCACACAGCCCTCGATTACCAGGACATTCCTGACAATTTTCATGGAGGGTCATCTTTTCCACCAATGTTTCTTTGCACAGGCTTGGTTTTCCAGTTACTCCTTGGTTTTCCAGTTGCTTATTACACATACAGTGTATGAAATATTGCAAATATACGTATATCCGGAATCTTCCAAACCGGGTGTTTTTTCTTCCAGAGATGAATATTCATATCAGGTCtaactgtctctgtttctctttctgttcctcttGTTCGCCTGTTAAGGAGTGGTAGGCGACGACAAGTGGGAACCTGCTGTACAGTTCTACGACTTCCTGTCCGTCATGGACCAGGAAGTGCCAGGCTATGCCTCCCAGAGGAGCCACAAGACCAAAACACggccgagggaggagaggaagaagagaaggaatGATAGCGGTGACAGACAAGCACAGGCGGCTTCGACCGGATCTTCTAAGCCTCATCAGCATTCTGAACTGTGAGGCGCTAACTGTGGCATTCCCAAAAGACAAAATAGATCCTCTCGAACATGGAAGCTGTTGCATACAGATGTCTGCTTTTCTGTCTTGGCATGCTGTGACTTATATTGTGATGCCTCTGGATATTCTACCATGTGAATGTTGCTATGTGCTATGACGTACACTACCCTGGGTCAATATTGTTCTGTTTTATACTTTTGTACTTATTgatatttatatttttgtattagcTGTTGTAAATGTACTCCTGTATTTATGCTGTATCGACATTACTGTCATTTGAAATGGATGCATTTGTGCTACTGGGCTTTTGTTTCACGTTTTGTCTGGAGATCTGAATTATTAATGTTCTGAGTTCTCTTGAGTGCGGCGTAATAGTGGTGTCATTGGTTCCCCATGGAGTCTGCGGTTTCTCTGATTATCCGCTTTCAGTTTTTCCCATCATCTTCCTTCCATTCCAGAATGCCTGCTTTGTGGAAAACACACGTAAGGCTCTTGCCAATTACGTACCGGAAAGTAACCTGTGCATTTCATTACTTACATTGTTAAAGTTAATCACCGTCATATGAAAATTGGGCCACGACGGAATGTGCATCACTGATTCAGAACAGATAAATGAAAATCTCAGCCGCATCTTTGAGACTTGTTCTGTGAAGTTACGCAGGCAGAGTTTGAGAGGTTTAAGACCAAAGCCAACAACCTGGATAAACTTGTGGGATTTGTACAAAATACCTCTTGCTTTAAAAACTATTCAACTCTGTCAGCACTTCTGCTAGCTAAACACACAAGACAAGGATCTTCATGTTGTGCAAATGTACCAAAGGGGAAAAACTCATTAATCTACCGGTGCATTTTAAAGGCAGAACTAGAATGGATAAGCCTGGATGAGATATGACGGCAATATCGTAGATTAGATGAGATTGACTGCCTGtttcctgacagtgttttgggcTCTGTCAGCGAGGCTGCTTCATATTCAGGCAGGGAGCCAAGGTGAGCCATAGCTGCCTGCCTCCAGTGACACGTTTCTCCGGCCTCCTATGGCCACACCAACGCATCCTCTAATGAACTGGGCCTCGGCACTAAAGCTAATGGAATCTGCTTTTTCAAGATGGAAGAAAGACAGCCTTTACTGAAACTGTGCCCAGACTATGCTTCACTGAGAACCTCCGTTTTATCAGCGTTCCAACAATCGGCCCGTATCCTTTATTTCGGTAAACGTTCTTTTAACCTCCTTTTAAAATCTGGAATCTATGAAACTGTGAAGTTGTTATTGCAGTAACCAAATTCTGAGaacaatgaaaatctttttCTATTTTTCGCCCGTGAGAGAAGCAACGTTTGATTTGAGTGTCTCTGTTGGCTCTATACAACCCAAATTCAAATCTTCTGGTAGGTTCCGCGAGACCCGGAGGAGACGCTGGCAGTAGGAGAGGTTTTGGTCGGCCTGAAGAAAAGCCGCGTTGCCAGGtttcgcacacacacttgctcattCTTGGATTGGATATGTG from Osmerus eperlanus chromosome 21, fOsmEpe2.1, whole genome shotgun sequence carries:
- the txndc16 gene encoding thioredoxin domain-containing protein 16 isoform X2 — its product is MPSSLTYSLLFDEVRYVHTVAELLAVERAAKGRLDVVLGHVQVLGLPEHRALMETAFVYGAKYQFVLTTGGPVLEHMGVKEPASLAAGLWFLHCKGLTRLMEPCPHTALTRALTTLHIYAFLQLMEAPLVTESSEDPSQVKVIHSHLQVPLLFLFSQRHTLALDRVTAQTLAWRLRGRVGLVLIHRESPDVKTTPEYNAAYKLTGEGSEVIYLTLNNLEEVIDLFRVDANPDEHDEEEEEEEEQSWTSLDLLDDEVAESVYRNRGQTLDMEAVTELTADTFHSAVADNRHTVVLFYVKWDAVSVAFIPSFLEVAETLEDDEVSDVEMAAVDCGEWTNVCSAQLITFFPTVSLYHPGSPAQPYRGMLGSKSLYTFIMLSRVPSPVLLSSVEEARSFLDAHLHPRRPGLAPARVLGLFSSDADTGVSVFQEASRALRGETLLALLTGRQAETWAAEHEVELPAMLVSRGPQTHPHAHTLHPSTAQDLTSHIQKALLEPFPELTVENLPPYLALGRPLLLLFVGEEEDEQGRRESEGALEEMRALLETGRLAPYLPAWIHLGRTPAGKVVLEDYLGSLPPLPALVLSLLPSGGEVFHYPPDRPIMVQHVLRWLQSAKDGNEPPAGVVGDDKWEPAVQFYDFLSVMDQEVPGYASQRSHKTKTRPREERKKRRNDSGDRQAQAASTGSSKPHQHSEL
- the txndc16 gene encoding thioredoxin domain-containing protein 16 isoform X1, whose protein sequence is MPLFIFLVMLWLCANVGQCTTANVSKLFEHTAEHLTEKMHSGKTFFVYFGHQVSPTLVLFLDQLEMSAEVLEDYGISVAKVNCSKEHVAKYCTGDKIMKKAYLFRGTELLKSFDTDTVFDVHAIVSHVLFTVLFDEVRYVHTVAELLAVERAAKGRLDVVLGHVQVLGLPEHRALMETAFVYGAKYQFVLTTGGPVLEHMGVKEPASLAAGLWFLHCKGLTRLMEPCPHTALTRALTTLHIYAFLQLMEAPLVTESSEDPSQVKVIHSHLQVPLLFLFSQRHTLALDRVTAQTLAWRLRGRVGLVLIHRESPDVKTTPEYNAAYKLTGEGSEVIYLTLNNLEEVIDLFRVDANPDEHDEEEEEEEEQSWTSLDLLDDEVAESVYRNRGQTLDMEAVTELTADTFHSAVADNRHTVVLFYVKWDAVSVAFIPSFLEVAETLEDDEVSDVEMAAVDCGEWTNVCSAQLITFFPTVSLYHPGSPAQPYRGMLGSKSLYTFIMLSRVPSPVLLSSVEEARSFLDAHLHPRRPGLAPARVLGLFSSDADTGVSVFQEASRALRGETLLALLTGRQAETWAAEHEVELPAMLVSRGPQTHPHAHTLHPSTAQDLTSHIQKALLEPFPELTVENLPPYLALGRPLLLLFVGEEEDEQGRRESEGALEEMRALLETGRLAPYLPAWIHLGRTPAGKVVLEDYLGSLPPLPALVLSLLPSGGEVFHYPPDRPIMVQHVLRWLQSAKDGNEPPAGVVGDDKWEPAVQFYDFLSVMDQEVPGYASQRSHKTKTRPREERKKRRNDSGDRQAQAASTGSSKPHQHSEL